The following are from one region of the Luteitalea sp. genome:
- a CDS encoding DUF3473 domain-containing protein: MSLNAFTVDLEEWFHICGVEGPLSASNWANLPSRVELTTRRLLDELDAAGVRATFFVLGWVAARYPSIVGEIAAGGHEIGSHGYWHRWVHMQTPEELAADLDAGVGALAAAGVGGVTAYRAPEWSINGRSPWALECLVRHGFCIDASMAPVAIVGRASYPRRPHVRATWAGPILEVPPLVIDRLGQAMPIGWGWGLRMSAPRRVLAAIEQANRAGDPAVLMVHPWEVDADPPRVSLPARQRFAHYFRLDGFLARLRVILRGASFRPLGEVLASDAGLISQGAARSAAHAHQRSNGCRPDL, translated from the coding sequence GTGTCACTGAACGCCTTCACGGTCGACCTCGAGGAGTGGTTCCACATCTGCGGTGTCGAGGGGCCGCTGTCTGCCTCCAACTGGGCGAACCTGCCATCTCGGGTCGAGCTCACCACGCGACGGTTACTGGACGAATTGGATGCCGCCGGCGTTCGGGCGACGTTCTTCGTCTTGGGGTGGGTTGCTGCGCGGTACCCCTCGATCGTGGGCGAGATCGCGGCCGGAGGGCACGAGATCGGGTCGCATGGCTACTGGCACCGCTGGGTCCACATGCAGACGCCAGAGGAGCTCGCCGCGGACCTCGATGCCGGCGTTGGTGCGCTCGCTGCGGCCGGGGTCGGTGGTGTCACGGCCTATCGAGCGCCCGAATGGTCGATCAACGGTCGCTCGCCTTGGGCGCTCGAATGCCTGGTACGTCACGGCTTTTGCATCGACGCGAGCATGGCACCGGTCGCGATCGTGGGACGTGCCTCGTACCCTCGCCGGCCGCACGTCCGCGCCACATGGGCAGGACCGATCCTCGAGGTGCCACCTCTCGTCATCGACCGTCTCGGCCAGGCGATGCCCATCGGCTGGGGCTGGGGCCTGCGGATGAGCGCACCGCGCCGCGTCTTGGCCGCCATCGAGCAGGCGAATCGTGCGGGCGATCCCGCGGTCCTCATGGTGCACCCCTGGGAAGTGGATGCTGATCCGCCGCGGGTGTCCTTGCCGGCACGCCAGCGCTTTGCCCACTACTTTCGGTTGGATGGCTTCCTCGCTCGGCTTCGTGTCATCCTGCGCGGCGCGTCGTTTCGACCGCTTGGCGAGGTGCTGGCGTCCGACGCGGGGCTGATCTCGCAGGGAGCCGCCAGATCGGCCGCACATGCGCATCAACGGTCGAATGGGTGTAGGCCCGACCTCTAG
- a CDS encoding acyl carrier protein codes for MSDALKAEIKQAIVRCLRLPIQPEEIEDRAALFGEGLGLDSIDALELVLELERSFGAVIDNEEAGGRILRSVDTITEFVEQQRTGSGR; via the coding sequence ATGAGTGATGCTCTCAAGGCGGAGATCAAGCAGGCCATCGTGCGGTGTCTTCGGCTTCCCATCCAGCCGGAGGAAATCGAGGACCGAGCAGCCTTATTCGGGGAGGGGCTGGGGCTCGATTCCATCGACGCTCTCGAATTGGTCTTGGAGCTGGAGCGCTCGTTTGGTGCCGTGATCGACAACGAAGAGGCCGGCGGCCGAATCCTGCGGTCGGTCGACACGATTACAGAGTTCGTCGAGCAACAGCGCACGGGCAGCGGACGATAG